A single region of the Bacteroidota bacterium genome encodes:
- a CDS encoding helix-turn-helix domain-containing protein: protein MQETKGLLDKIKQHDKLAIRVNSNSNNNLSADVMKMLTEPHRKANYFFVFVESGSLTHKVDLNDLTITNGQLFFVLPNQIHSVPPQKQGNIECFKMSFDQNCLSLLPKQFSFLLNPLNSQIISFDSDSSQRVKILFDILDKILHSENDQKDAEIILAHLNSLLTELNKAYFKSVAKENSESNKLSKYIEFKIAVETHLTEQHSINTIADNLSITTNNLYNIVKAFSGVSPKEFITNRLMLEAQRKLFYSETSVKELAYELGFSDPDYFSKLFKKNTGKSVTQFVESIQDLSSK from the coding sequence ATGCAAGAAACAAAAGGATTACTTGACAAAATAAAACAGCACGACAAACTTGCGATTAGAGTAAACTCTAATTCAAATAATAATTTGTCTGCTGATGTAATGAAAATGCTTACAGAACCACACAGAAAAGCTAATTACTTTTTTGTGTTTGTTGAAAGTGGTTCGCTAACGCATAAGGTTGACCTAAACGATTTGACAATTACAAATGGGCAATTGTTTTTTGTTTTGCCTAATCAAATCCATTCAGTCCCTCCACAGAAGCAAGGTAACATTGAATGTTTCAAAATGAGTTTTGACCAAAACTGCTTGTCTTTACTTCCTAAACAATTTTCTTTTTTACTCAATCCATTAAATTCACAAATCATTTCATTTGACAGTGATTCGAGCCAACGCGTAAAAATACTTTTTGATATACTCGACAAAATATTGCATTCAGAAAACGACCAAAAAGATGCTGAAATTATTTTGGCGCATCTTAATTCACTTTTAACGGAGTTGAACAAAGCATATTTTAAAAGTGTTGCAAAAGAAAATTCTGAATCAAACAAACTTTCAAAATACATTGAGTTTAAAATTGCAGTTGAAACTCATCTAACAGAACAACATTCTATAAATACTATTGCCGATAATCTTTCAATAACAACAAATAATCTCTACAATATTGTAAAAGCGTTTTCGGGAGTTTCGCCAAAAGAATTTATCACAAACCGTTTGATGTTAGAGGCACAGCGGAAACTTTTCTATTCTGAGACATCGGTAAAAGAATTGGCTTACGAGTTAGGTTTCAGCGATCCTGATTATTTTTCAAAGCTTTTCAAAAAGAATACCGGCAAAAGTGTAACGCAGTTTGTAGAAAGCATTCAGGATTTGTCAAGCAAATAA